In a genomic window of Thiosocius teredinicola:
- a CDS encoding copper chaperone PCu(A)C, translating into MNRTLRTTLHAVMIFVGSVGFATTGLAEGIADQVTVTDPYIRAVPPVVKTSAAFMQLQSSDASERFMVGAATPIAGAVELHMHTMDDGVMRMRRIPHIHLPSNKLVELKPGGLHVMLFDLGEPLKVGDKIPMTLEFEDGSTKEITAEVRPVEAMMKH; encoded by the coding sequence ATGAACCGCACTTTGCGCACCACCTTGCATGCAGTCATGATTTTCGTCGGCAGTGTCGGCTTCGCGACGACCGGTCTGGCCGAGGGTATCGCCGACCAGGTGACGGTGACCGATCCTTACATCCGGGCGGTTCCCCCGGTGGTCAAAACCTCGGCTGCCTTCATGCAGTTGCAAAGCAGCGATGCAAGCGAGCGTTTCATGGTCGGCGCGGCCACCCCGATCGCCGGGGCCGTCGAGCTGCATATGCACACCATGGACGACGGCGTGATGCGCATGCGCCGTATACCGCACATCCATCTGCCGTCGAACAAGCTGGTCGAGCTCAAACCCGGTGGCCTGCACGTTATGCTGTTTGATCTCGGCGAGCCGCTGAAGGTCGGCGACAAGATCCCGATGACGCTCGAATTCGAAGACGGCTCGACCAAAGAGATCACCGCCGAAGTGCGCCCCGTCGAAGCGATGATGAAGCACTAA
- a CDS encoding WG repeat-containing protein, whose protein sequence is MSLSKQLFTTLVAALSGNRPAEDITDQLWPSSSSPDWLDSAYPTLSLLDQLERGASIASSLEYGADAIIVRSTLVELCGYLQLDLKLPWIAPRCAASHDTDDHLAAYASLLNAQGWDLLYAADGEARLLLMTRQPDALRIAKLLTAIGPLVFCSALADHPSDFASRYYEIIDRQNPEPRIAIASALPNSDDADAGSPFVPYRKGDCWAISDRQGRLLTPLTSDWDIVTSPTRLSDDCWIAEILSGELRGWIQWSNGTVDIVAPQFSETGIVDIELARDVGANIYPHLLPVREPHGRQWGYANLDGSLAIDFVHREAGAFVGGSSTVATATRRGSLRRGLINASGDWLTDGSFSHIELPTCGLRQVSAHVHGTGTRYGYLDQAGSVALDLQYYDAQPFSHELALVTQTAKRTSGQCAVIDTSGKPILAELDDALPAQATFIAIKVGGKWGVVDHRGNPMIKPKYSGAVNLGSGRVALKRGGWQVFAPSESADKPLSDWKFDHVSERGYVDERCAVTAGDVFHIDMQANPRTPVGISDVLENYSAERCRIMRYADGLSGYIDPEGNTVIDRKYQSGSDFSADCRLAIVYQCREPRSGGFIDRSGNEFWED, encoded by the coding sequence ATGTCTCTTAGCAAGCAACTGTTCACAACACTGGTCGCCGCGCTGTCAGGCAACCGACCCGCCGAAGACATTACCGATCAGTTGTGGCCGTCGAGCTCCTCTCCTGACTGGCTCGATAGTGCCTACCCCACACTGAGCCTTCTCGACCAGTTGGAACGGGGTGCGTCAATTGCGAGTTCGCTCGAATACGGTGCCGACGCGATCATAGTGCGCAGCACGCTGGTTGAGCTATGTGGGTACCTTCAACTGGACCTCAAGCTGCCCTGGATCGCGCCTCGCTGTGCCGCAAGTCACGACACCGACGACCACCTGGCGGCGTACGCATCGTTGCTGAACGCACAAGGATGGGATTTACTCTACGCCGCCGACGGCGAGGCGCGTTTACTGCTGATGACCCGACAGCCCGATGCACTGCGAATCGCAAAGCTGTTGACGGCGATCGGCCCTTTGGTATTTTGCTCGGCACTGGCCGACCATCCCAGCGATTTCGCGAGTCGGTATTACGAGATCATCGACAGGCAGAATCCCGAACCCCGTATTGCCATCGCATCGGCCCTACCCAACAGCGATGATGCCGACGCCGGTTCGCCATTCGTGCCTTATCGCAAAGGCGATTGCTGGGCAATTTCGGATCGACAAGGGAGATTACTCACACCGCTCACCAGCGACTGGGATATTGTAACTTCGCCAACCCGGCTTTCCGACGATTGCTGGATTGCCGAGATCCTGTCCGGTGAGCTGCGAGGCTGGATTCAGTGGTCAAACGGAACAGTCGACATCGTTGCCCCGCAATTCTCGGAAACGGGCATTGTTGATATCGAACTGGCCCGCGACGTCGGGGCAAACATCTATCCCCATCTCCTACCGGTTCGTGAACCCCATGGCCGCCAATGGGGCTACGCAAACCTGGACGGTTCCCTCGCGATCGATTTCGTCCATCGTGAGGCCGGTGCGTTTGTCGGCGGCTCTTCCACGGTTGCCACCGCTACCCGCCGAGGTAGCCTTCGGCGCGGCTTGATCAACGCGTCCGGCGATTGGCTCACCGACGGCAGCTTCAGCCATATCGAATTGCCCACCTGTGGACTTCGCCAGGTAAGCGCCCATGTTCACGGCACCGGCACACGTTACGGATATCTCGACCAGGCAGGATCGGTCGCCCTCGACCTTCAATACTACGATGCCCAGCCATTCAGTCATGAACTGGCACTCGTCACGCAGACTGCCAAACGTACCTCCGGCCAATGTGCGGTCATCGACACAAGCGGCAAACCCATCCTCGCCGAACTCGACGACGCCCTCCCTGCACAAGCGACCTTCATTGCGATCAAGGTCGGCGGGAAATGGGGCGTTGTCGATCACCGTGGAAATCCGATGATCAAACCCAAATACAGCGGCGCGGTGAATCTCGGTAGCGGCCGGGTCGCCCTCAAACGCGGTGGCTGGCAGGTATTCGCACCCTCAGAATCCGCCGACAAACCGCTATCAGATTGGAAGTTCGATCATGTAAGCGAGCGAGGCTATGTCGACGAACGCTGCGCAGTAACCGCCGGCGATGTCTTTCACATCGATATGCAAGCAAATCCGCGAACCCCGGTAGGCATTTCGGACGTACTCGAAAACTATTCTGCCGAACGTTGTCGCATCATGCGATACGCGGACGGTCTCAGCGGTTATATAGATCCTGAAGGCAATACCGTTATCGATCGTAAATATCAAAGCGGTAGCGACTTCTCCGCCGACTGCCGACTCGCCATCGTCTATCAATGCAGAGAGCCGCGGTCTGGCGGGTTCATCGATCGTTCCGGTAACGAGTTCTGGGAGGATTAG
- a CDS encoding TRAP transporter substrate-binding protein, translating to MLRKLLAASLAGVFLLAAGNALAEKTYRLRLAETWGPNFPIFGDTTKNLAAQVEKMSNGRLKITIDSANKHKSPFGVFDMVKAGQYDMGHSASYYWKGKDPNTLYFTSMPFGMTAPEQYAWFYYGGGMELMEKVYSKHGLLSFPGGNTSNQMGGWFRKEINSVADLQGLKMRIPGFAGEVLAKLGAKPTNIPPGELYTALERNTIDALEWVGPSLDLRMGFQKIAPYYYTGWHEPATELQFLINKKAWDKLPADLQEILRIAMRAAAYDMYAQSYHESAVNWATIKKDYPDVQVKTFPKEVIDAMRKANDELISQFAAADPLAKEISDSQADYMAKARAWTEISDQAYLNSIAE from the coding sequence ATGTTGAGAAAGCTTCTCGCCGCGTCGCTTGCCGGCGTGTTCCTGCTTGCCGCCGGAAATGCCCTGGCGGAAAAAACCTACCGTTTGCGCCTCGCCGAGACCTGGGGACCCAACTTCCCGATCTTCGGTGACACCACCAAGAACCTGGCCGCCCAGGTTGAAAAGATGTCCAACGGCCGACTCAAGATCACGATCGACTCGGCCAACAAGCACAAATCGCCGTTCGGTGTGTTCGATATGGTCAAGGCCGGCCAGTACGACATGGGCCACTCAGCCTCGTACTACTGGAAAGGCAAGGACCCGAACACCCTGTATTTCACCAGCATGCCGTTCGGCATGACCGCGCCCGAGCAGTACGCCTGGTTCTATTACGGCGGCGGTATGGAACTGATGGAAAAGGTCTACTCGAAGCACGGCCTGCTGTCGTTCCCCGGCGGTAACACCAGCAACCAGATGGGCGGCTGGTTCCGCAAAGAGATCAATTCGGTTGCCGATCTGCAGGGCCTGAAGATGCGTATCCCGGGCTTCGCCGGCGAAGTGCTCGCCAAGCTCGGTGCCAAGCCGACCAACATTCCGCCGGGTGAGCTGTACACGGCGCTCGAGCGCAACACCATCGACGCCTTGGAATGGGTCGGCCCGTCGCTCGACCTGCGCATGGGCTTTCAGAAAATTGCGCCTTACTACTACACGGGCTGGCACGAGCCGGCAACCGAGCTGCAGTTCCTGATCAACAAGAAGGCGTGGGACAAGCTGCCGGCCGACCTGCAGGAGATCCTGCGCATCGCGATGCGTGCCGCGGCCTACGATATGTATGCACAGTCGTACCACGAGAGCGCGGTGAACTGGGCCACGATCAAGAAAGACTATCCGGATGTGCAGGTGAAAACCTTCCCCAAGGAAGTCATCGACGCGATGCGCAAAGCCAACGACGAACTGATCTCGCAGTTCGCCGCGGCTGACCCGCTGGCCAAGGAAATCAGCGATTCGCAGGCCGACTACATGGCCAAGGCACGCGCCTGGACCGAGATCTCCGATCAGGCCTACCTCAACAGTATCGCTGAATAA
- a CDS encoding TRAP transporter small permease subunit gives MCATLLAAERFFNRFSDIIGAISAVLLLLLVLNVFYDVIMRYWFNDVSIGMQELEWHLYSMIFLFGVAYSLKADGHVRVDVIYERLSVRGRAIIDILGTVLLLWPFCFLVTDFGIDFAQQAYEIGEKSGDPGGLPHRWIIKSMISASFICVLISSLGFILRAINEFCGLEQPHDYDAFKP, from the coding sequence ATGTGTGCCACACTGCTCGCCGCTGAACGGTTTTTCAACCGCTTCTCCGACATCATCGGAGCCATCTCAGCCGTGTTGTTGCTGTTGCTCGTGCTGAACGTCTTCTACGACGTGATCATGCGCTACTGGTTCAACGACGTATCGATCGGCATGCAGGAACTCGAATGGCACCTGTATTCGATGATCTTCCTGTTCGGCGTCGCCTACTCGCTCAAGGCCGACGGCCATGTGCGCGTCGACGTGATCTACGAACGATTGAGCGTGCGCGGGCGCGCGATCATCGACATCCTCGGTACCGTGCTGCTGCTGTGGCCGTTTTGTTTTCTGGTGACCGATTTCGGCATCGACTTCGCCCAACAGGCCTACGAGATCGGCGAGAAAAGCGGCGACCCGGGTGGTCTGCCGCACCGCTGGATCATCAAGAGCATGATCTCGGCCTCGTTCATCTGCGTGCTGATCAGCAGCCTCGGCTTCATTCTGCGCGCCATCAACGAATTTTGCGGGCTCGAACAACCGCACGACTATGACGCTTTCAAACCGTGA
- a CDS encoding acyl-CoA thioesterase, with amino-acid sequence MQDTERAGERELTYRVVAMPADTNAYGDIFGGWLMSQVDIAGSILAIREAEGRVATVAVKEFRFLAPVAVGDLISCYAEIRRVGQTSITVHVIAEACRQLEANCVKTVADATLVYVALGDDGRPRPLNDTA; translated from the coding sequence ATGCAGGACACTGAACGCGCCGGCGAACGCGAACTCACGTATCGCGTCGTCGCCATGCCCGCCGACACCAATGCCTACGGCGACATCTTTGGGGGTTGGCTGATGTCGCAGGTCGATATCGCCGGCAGCATACTCGCCATTCGCGAGGCCGAGGGTCGGGTCGCGACGGTCGCAGTCAAAGAGTTCCGTTTTCTCGCGCCGGTCGCCGTCGGCGACCTGATCAGTTGCTATGCCGAAATCCGTCGTGTCGGCCAGACCTCGATTACCGTGCACGTGATCGCCGAGGCCTGCCGCCAGCTCGAGGCCAATTGCGTCAAGACGGTTGCCGACGCCACCCTGGTTTACGTCGCCCTCGGCGACGATGGCCGACCCCGCCCGCTCAACGATACCGCGTGA
- a CDS encoding TRAP transporter large permease yields the protein MIGLIMFFVALFLLLAGYPVAFTFGGIAVVFAIIYGFTSGEFETISDAWSMFSFMPFRIYSIMENTVLMAVPLFIFMGIVLQKTQLAEQLLESMGRLFGTMRGGLAVSTILVGALLAASTGVVGASVVAMGVISLPVMLKYGYNKPLACGAICGAGTLGQIIPPSIILIILGDVLGIPVGDLFQAAVIPGLMLVGVYIVYVLGVAYAKPQLAPAIPFEHREQESVGKQYLTALVAVVPPLLLIIVVLGSIFAGIATPTESSALGGVGAIVLSIVYGKFSWRLIYESSLETVKITAMVFAILLGATAFSMVFTYTGGDIIVEEFLLQLPGEKWGFLIFSMVIILLLGFFIDFVEISFIVVPILAPIAETLGISMLWFAILIAMNLQTSFLTPPFGFSLFYLKGVAPPGLRTIDIYRGVVPFIFMQVAIVISILIFPHLYGLD from the coding sequence ATGATCGGCCTCATCATGTTCTTTGTCGCGCTGTTCCTGCTGCTGGCAGGTTACCCGGTTGCGTTCACCTTTGGCGGCATCGCCGTCGTCTTCGCCATCATCTACGGCTTCACATCGGGTGAGTTCGAGACCATCTCCGATGCGTGGAGCATGTTCTCGTTCATGCCCTTCCGCATCTACAGCATCATGGAGAACACGGTGCTGATGGCCGTACCGCTGTTCATCTTCATGGGCATCGTGCTGCAAAAGACGCAGCTTGCCGAGCAGTTGCTCGAATCGATGGGGCGCTTGTTCGGCACCATGCGTGGCGGTCTGGCGGTGTCCACCATCCTGGTCGGCGCATTGCTCGCCGCCTCGACCGGCGTGGTCGGTGCCAGCGTGGTGGCGATGGGTGTTATCTCGCTGCCGGTCATGCTCAAGTATGGCTACAACAAGCCCCTCGCCTGCGGCGCCATCTGTGGTGCCGGCACGCTTGGTCAGATCATCCCGCCGTCGATCATCCTGATCATCCTCGGCGATGTGTTGGGTATCCCGGTCGGCGATCTGTTCCAGGCCGCGGTGATCCCGGGCCTGATGCTGGTCGGCGTGTATATCGTCTACGTGCTAGGCGTCGCCTACGCTAAGCCCCAGCTCGCCCCGGCCATCCCGTTCGAACATCGCGAACAGGAAAGCGTCGGTAAACAATACCTGACCGCACTGGTGGCCGTGGTGCCGCCCTTGCTGCTGATCATCGTGGTGTTGGGCTCGATATTCGCCGGCATCGCGACGCCGACCGAATCGTCTGCCCTCGGCGGTGTCGGCGCCATTGTGCTCTCGATCGTCTACGGCAAGTTTTCATGGAGACTGATCTACGAGAGCTCGCTGGAAACGGTCAAGATCACCGCCATGGTGTTCGCAATTCTGCTTGGCGCCACGGCCTTCTCGATGGTGTTCACCTACACCGGCGGCGACATCATCGTCGAGGAGTTCCTGCTGCAGTTGCCCGGCGAAAAATGGGGCTTCCTGATCTTTTCGATGGTCATCATCCTGCTGTTGGGCTTTTTCATCGACTTCGTCGAGATCTCGTTCATCGTCGTGCCGATCCTCGCGCCGATTGCCGAAACCCTCGGCATCAGTATGTTGTGGTTCGCCATCCTGATCGCAATGAACCTGCAGACCTCGTTCCTGACCCCACCCTTCGGCTTCAGCCTGTTCTATCTTAAAGGGGTCGCCCCACCGGGCCTGAGAACAATCGACATCTATCGCGGTGTCGTGCCGTTCATCTTCATGCAGGTGGCGATCGTCATATCCATACTGATATTTCCGCATTTGTATGGGCTGGATTGA
- a CDS encoding AMP-dependent synthetase/ligase, with amino-acid sequence MLHEQRIITMEHAPTLADVFHERCIRTPGGVAYVQHRDGEWRSFSWEQTRDEVARWQTALIDEGLQAGDRVAIMCSNCWEWVLFDQAALGLGLVTVPIYTNDRPDNIAWILEDSGASFLLLECLEQYRSLENHSKELSKLKRVVCLQGCDQANVGNFASINDWLGEATLPYCCQPGDADSMATLVYTSGTTGRPKGVMLSHRNIIFNVQAALKVFDVFEHDILLSFLPLSHAFERTVGYYLAMTTGSATAYNRSIPQLADDLTEVQPSLMISVPRIFERVYAKITSQLAKASPLKRKLFDAAVDTGYAHFEYRQGRAGWRPSFLIRPLLDLLVARKVRAKLGGRLRFTVCGGAPLPPNVARLFIGLGIPVVQGYGLTETAPIIAANPLDKNRPESVGIPLPGIEVRVGDNDELFTRSPSVMLGYWNNAEATQQIIDAEGWLRTGDKVGMSSSGHVTITGRLKDIIVMANGEKVPPSDMENAIALDELVDQVLVIGEGRPYLSALVVPNPEAFERVARELHLDPANEDTCCDENVRSLFLRHVQDRIAAFPGYAQVRGLAVVKEPWTPDNGLATPTLKLRRREILERYHEITEKLYAGH; translated from the coding sequence ATGCTTCATGAACAACGCATAATAACCATGGAACACGCGCCGACCCTGGCCGACGTATTTCACGAACGCTGCATCCGCACACCCGGCGGTGTCGCCTACGTGCAGCATCGTGATGGCGAATGGCGCAGCTTCTCCTGGGAGCAGACACGCGACGAAGTCGCGCGCTGGCAGACTGCATTGATCGACGAGGGACTGCAGGCCGGCGACCGGGTCGCGATCATGTGCAGCAACTGCTGGGAATGGGTGCTGTTCGATCAGGCGGCACTCGGGCTCGGCCTGGTCACGGTGCCGATCTACACCAACGACCGGCCGGACAACATCGCGTGGATACTCGAAGACTCAGGTGCGAGTTTTCTGCTGCTCGAGTGCCTGGAGCAGTACCGCAGCCTCGAAAATCACAGCAAAGAGCTGTCCAAACTCAAGCGTGTGGTCTGCCTTCAGGGGTGCGACCAGGCGAACGTCGGCAATTTCGCGTCGATCAACGACTGGCTGGGCGAAGCCACGCTGCCCTATTGTTGCCAGCCCGGCGACGCCGACAGCATGGCGACACTGGTCTACACCTCGGGTACCACCGGGCGACCGAAAGGCGTCATGCTCAGTCACCGCAATATCATCTTCAATGTGCAGGCGGCGCTAAAGGTATTCGACGTGTTCGAGCACGACATCCTGTTGTCGTTTCTTCCGTTGTCACATGCCTTCGAGCGCACCGTTGGTTACTACCTCGCGATGACCACCGGCTCGGCCACGGCCTACAACCGCTCGATACCGCAACTCGCCGACGATCTGACCGAGGTTCAACCCAGCCTGATGATCTCTGTGCCGCGGATCTTCGAACGTGTATATGCCAAGATCACCAGCCAACTGGCGAAAGCCTCGCCGCTGAAGCGCAAGCTGTTCGACGCGGCCGTCGATACGGGCTACGCCCATTTCGAGTATCGCCAGGGCCGCGCCGGCTGGAGACCCTCGTTTCTGATCAGGCCGCTGCTCGATTTGCTGGTTGCGCGTAAGGTGCGGGCGAAGCTCGGCGGGCGTTTGCGCTTCACCGTGTGCGGCGGTGCGCCGCTGCCGCCGAACGTGGCGCGCCTGTTCATCGGCCTGGGGATACCGGTTGTACAGGGCTATGGCCTGACGGAAACCGCCCCGATCATTGCCGCGAATCCGCTCGATAAGAACCGCCCGGAGTCGGTCGGTATCCCGTTGCCGGGTATCGAGGTACGGGTTGGCGACAACGACGAACTGTTCACCCGCAGCCCGAGTGTGATGCTCGGTTATTGGAACAATGCGGAGGCGACTCAACAGATCATCGACGCCGAAGGCTGGCTGCGCACCGGCGACAAGGTCGGTATGTCGAGCAGCGGCCATGTCACCATCACCGGCAGGCTGAAGGACATCATCGTGATGGCCAACGGCGAGAAGGTACCGCCGAGCGATATGGAGAACGCCATCGCGCTCGATGAGTTGGTGGATCAGGTGCTGGTTATCGGCGAAGGCAGACCTTATCTGAGCGCCTTGGTAGTACCCAACCCCGAGGCATTCGAACGGGTTGCCAGAGAGCTGCATCTCGATCCGGCCAACGAAGACACCTGTTGTGACGAGAACGTCCGCTCGTTGTTTCTGCGCCATGTACAGGATCGCATCGCGGCGTTCCCCGGTTATGCACAGGTACGCGGCCTGGCGGTGGTCAAAGAGCCATGGACACCGGATAATGGCCTGGCAACCCCGACACTGAAGTTACGCCGTCGTGAAATTCTCGAGCGGTATCACGAGATCACCGAAAAACTCTATGCAGGACACTGA